AATCCAGGTCGAAACTAATTTGGAGTTCTAATTCAAATAGGAATATTTACCATTTGCTCTATGATTGCACCTGCATCGAGTACTTCACTAACAAAGTGACTTGTTGCACCAATCAACTTAACACCAGCCTCAAAAGCCTATCAAATAAATGCTTTAATTTTGTAACCCATCACAATAAAATTCCACAGAGAAAAGTGGAAAATGACATCTAAAGAAAGGGGTCTGGCAATTAAACCTGTTTAGATGGACTCCCACCCTTGAATGATGGCAAAAGGCCATGATGAATATTAATGATATCCTTCCCATAACTTTTTAAGAACTCTGCAGAGAATACCTGCAGAAAAAAAGTGcaactttatattttaaaaagcaACTTAAAGAATGCCCGATTTATAATGTTGAAGATCATAATTCAGGTAAACTGTAAGCAACCAGTTTAAATCATTTAAATTGAACCATCTATACAAACAAGACAAAACAAGTTACGTGCAAATAAGTAATAACTGTCGCTAGCGACCAGCAGAATGGTTGTCATAATCAAGAGAAAACACAAGATTTCAATTTCCCAGAACTTTGACTACCTGCATGTATCTTGCAAGTACCAAAAAATCGGTATCATGAACTAATTCCAAGATCTCTACTTCTCTTTTCTTCCCCGTAGTTGTTGGCAAATAATAGTATGGAATCCCATGCCTTTCAAGTAACCAAATCACATGAGCATCTGGACCTCGATCATGGTTGCTGTTAAACAAAGAAACACATTTTACATCATGACTAATTATTTTACaagaaagttattttaaaaaaaaaaaaaatatactaatataACGAAGAAATTGCTTATGCTTAGGTCTTAACCTTATTACAGAGGTTATGTCAACAGGAAGCCTACCATTCTGCCACCTGTGCAACAAATCTACAAGACAGTGGTCCTGCACGAAATTGATAAAAGTTTTTACATCAACATTTAAAAGACTTCCATAGATTTCAGAAGAATTCACATAATCAGCTGTTGACCAGTCTTGGAATCAGAACCTGCTTCGAAACAAGAACTGCAATCTTATATTTGGGATCTATTTCGGGAACGCGGACAACAGACTTCATTGCGTTGAACATCCTTGATAGCTTAGAGAAGTCCTCATCCATTTCTCCTCGGGGCCATATAGCTGGATCAAAAGTAAACTCACTGTGATTGAAGCAAGAATTAGTTTGTATTCTTATGACTTACCGGGAGAaggaaaacacaaaaataaaagagCCTTGAGcatagatgactaatctattcAAGGTATCTGACAGAGTGTTAATTCTAATTCTGAATCATATATCACATAGTACACCTTATAAAGGCACATAAACACCATTGATTTATTACATCTTGCAAAATGAACACTTTGCCTCCTTAACCACAAtaggaaaggaaaaagaaaaatgcagATTGTAAATGACACATAGTAGCAATATATTAGGTTCTTCCTGTACAAACAGATCAAATTCAAATGacatatattgatacccaaagGATTTAGGGGTTGTGGGTGCCAGGAGGTTCAAACACACATATTGACACCCAAAGCAGCACCCAACCAGCTTCTTGTTTTTTAGGGTGCTTCTTTTTTAAATcctatatcaatttttatatatttcttatataattatacctagtATGCATCTGGTTT
The Capsicum annuum cultivar UCD-10X-F1 chromosome 6, UCD10Xv1.1, whole genome shotgun sequence DNA segment above includes these coding regions:
- the LOC107874896 gene encoding formyltetrahydrofolate deformylase 1, mitochondrial, producing MNLLWRLVTPNIGPQVCKFAKRSLKSVKFPFGSSNSLLHGIHVFHCPDDVGIVAKLSDCIASKGGNILTADVFVPQDNNVFYSRSEFTFDPAIWPRGEMDEDFSKLSRMFNAMKSVVRVPEIDPKYKIAVLVSKQDHCLVDLLHRWQNGRLPVDITSVISNHDRGPDAHVIWLLERHGIPYYYLPTTTGKKREVEILELVHDTDFLVLARYMQVFSAEFLKSYGKDIINIHHGLLPSFKGGSPSKQAFEAGVKLIGATSHFVSEVLDAGAIIEQMVERVSHRDNLRSFTQKSEDLEKQCLVKAIKSYCELRVLPYEKDKTVVF